A DNA window from Actinomadura coerulea contains the following coding sequences:
- a CDS encoding ABC transporter substrate-binding protein has product MATNPGRAAIGRRTVLTAGAAGAVSALLGASGCATGGGAGKAGPALSAGAQAKIEGRIGVWSWDVAAKALKRLAPAFEQRHPGTSVDVVDIGYDNAYDKITVGMKAGKGLPDVLTIEGTRLPGYIGAFPGGLYDLTPLAGARRAEFARAAWKDVTDERGKVFALPWDGGPCALYYRADMFEKAGVDPASIATWDDYVRAGERIKAATGKKLLVMDPQEDSMFPMLLQQQAQGYVRGGRIAVSDPRAVRAATLLKTLADKDLVAFEKGWDGLVSATKAGKVATTPYAVWWSGTLTDEMPELKGKFGVAPLPAFDQGGVRTSNDGGSTLAVSGHSANARTAWAFIEFALANTANQVSMLKNEGLFPAYLPALKDPFVTAPQPYYGGRPVFATFADLADKVPPIEISKDGPKARDVVNRTVSGIVLHGDDPAKALDSAAKQIAAATGRSIAG; this is encoded by the coding sequence ATGGCGACCAACCCCGGACGGGCGGCCATCGGACGCCGGACCGTCCTGACCGCCGGAGCCGCCGGAGCCGTATCGGCGCTGCTCGGAGCGAGCGGGTGCGCCACCGGAGGCGGCGCCGGGAAGGCGGGGCCCGCGCTCAGCGCCGGCGCCCAGGCCAAGATCGAAGGAAGGATCGGCGTCTGGTCGTGGGACGTCGCGGCGAAGGCGCTCAAGCGGCTCGCCCCCGCCTTCGAGCAGCGCCATCCCGGGACGAGCGTCGACGTCGTCGACATCGGCTACGACAACGCCTACGACAAGATCACCGTGGGGATGAAGGCGGGGAAGGGCCTGCCCGACGTCCTCACCATCGAGGGCACCAGGCTCCCCGGCTACATCGGCGCCTTCCCCGGCGGGCTGTACGATCTGACCCCCCTCGCCGGCGCCCGCCGGGCCGAGTTCGCCCGCGCGGCCTGGAAGGACGTCACCGACGAGCGCGGCAAGGTCTTCGCCCTGCCCTGGGACGGCGGGCCCTGCGCCCTCTACTACCGCGCCGACATGTTCGAGAAGGCCGGCGTCGACCCGGCGAGCATCGCGACGTGGGACGACTACGTCCGCGCCGGCGAGCGGATCAAGGCCGCCACCGGCAAGAAGCTCCTCGTCATGGACCCGCAGGAGGACAGCATGTTCCCGATGCTGCTCCAGCAGCAGGCACAGGGATACGTGCGCGGCGGGAGGATCGCCGTCTCCGACCCGCGGGCCGTCCGCGCCGCGACGCTGCTCAAGACGCTCGCCGACAAGGACCTCGTCGCCTTCGAGAAGGGCTGGGACGGCCTCGTCTCGGCCACCAAGGCGGGCAAGGTCGCCACCACCCCGTACGCGGTGTGGTGGTCGGGCACCCTCACCGACGAGATGCCCGAACTCAAGGGGAAGTTCGGCGTCGCGCCCCTCCCGGCGTTCGACCAGGGCGGGGTGCGGACGTCCAACGACGGCGGGTCGACGCTCGCCGTCAGCGGCCACAGCGCGAACGCGCGGACGGCGTGGGCGTTCATCGAGTTCGCCCTCGCGAACACCGCCAACCAGGTGTCCATGCTGAAGAACGAGGGCCTCTTCCCCGCCTACCTCCCCGCGCTGAAGGACCCGTTCGTGACCGCGCCGCAGCCCTACTACGGCGGCCGGCCCGTCTTCGCGACGTTCGCCGACCTCGCGGACAAGGTGCCCCCGATCGAGATCTCCAAGGACGGCCCCAAGGCGAGGGACGTCGTCAACCGCACCGTCTCCGGCATCGTGCTGCACGGGGACGACCCGGCGAAGGCCCTGGACTCGGCGGCCAAGCAGATCGCCGCCGCCACCGGCCGGTCGATCGCCGGGTGA
- the gcvPA gene encoding aminomethyl-transferring glycine dehydrogenase subunit GcvPA, with protein MNAHPYIPNSVPEVKREMLEAIGARSVEDFYADVPGRIRLDRPLDLPPPMRSEAELVRHVGGLLGRNTSAQEALSFLGAGCYHHHVPAVVEEVVNRSEFLTAYAGEPYEDHGRFQALWEYQSLMGELLEMDVVSVPVYDGFQAAATALRMAGRITGHRRLLLVTAVAPDKLSKIEDYVRPDHDVVLVPVDPATGLADPAAVRAELAAGDVAAVFAEAPSASGILDPALPSLAEIAHEAGAQYVVGCNPTSLGAVTPPAAYGADIVCGDVQPLGLPMSYGGMNGGFIATRDEELYVGEFPSRLFGLAPTSVEGEYGFGDVAYERTSFALREEGKEWVGTAAALNGIAAGVYLALMGPQGMREVAETILANTRYALDRLASVPGVETPYADAPHFADFTLRFTGSRTAAEVGEALLEHGIFGGRVLSDTDALYCVTEIHTKDDIDRLAATLQEIAK; from the coding sequence ATGAACGCGCACCCCTACATCCCGAACTCGGTGCCCGAGGTGAAACGGGAGATGCTGGAGGCGATCGGCGCGCGGAGCGTCGAGGACTTCTACGCGGACGTGCCCGGCCGCATCCGGCTGGACCGCCCGCTGGACCTGCCCCCGCCGATGCGCTCCGAGGCCGAGCTGGTCCGGCACGTCGGCGGGCTGCTCGGGCGCAACACCAGCGCCCAGGAGGCGCTCAGCTTCCTCGGCGCCGGCTGCTACCACCACCACGTGCCCGCGGTCGTCGAGGAGGTGGTCAACCGCAGCGAGTTCCTCACCGCCTACGCGGGCGAGCCGTACGAGGACCACGGCCGCTTCCAGGCGCTCTGGGAGTACCAGTCGCTGATGGGCGAGCTGCTGGAGATGGACGTCGTGAGCGTGCCGGTGTACGACGGCTTCCAGGCCGCGGCCACCGCGCTGCGCATGGCGGGGCGCATCACCGGCCACCGGAGGCTGCTGCTGGTGACGGCCGTCGCCCCGGACAAGCTCTCCAAGATCGAGGACTATGTCCGTCCCGACCACGACGTGGTCCTCGTGCCGGTGGACCCCGCCACCGGGCTCGCCGACCCCGCCGCGGTGCGGGCGGAGCTGGCGGCCGGGGACGTCGCGGCGGTGTTCGCGGAGGCGCCCTCGGCGTCCGGGATCCTGGACCCCGCCCTCCCGTCGCTGGCCGAGATCGCGCACGAGGCCGGGGCCCAGTACGTCGTGGGCTGCAACCCGACCTCGCTGGGAGCGGTGACCCCGCCCGCGGCGTACGGCGCCGACATCGTCTGCGGCGACGTCCAGCCGCTCGGGCTGCCGATGAGCTACGGCGGGATGAACGGCGGCTTCATCGCCACGCGGGACGAGGAACTCTACGTGGGCGAGTTCCCCTCGCGGCTGTTCGGCCTGGCGCCCACCAGCGTCGAGGGCGAGTACGGCTTCGGCGACGTCGCCTACGAGCGCACCTCCTTCGCCCTCCGCGAGGAGGGCAAGGAGTGGGTGGGCACGGCCGCCGCCCTGAACGGCATCGCCGCCGGGGTCTACCTGGCGCTGATGGGGCCGCAGGGCATGCGCGAGGTCGCCGAGACGATCCTGGCGAACACCCGGTACGCGCTGGACCGGCTGGCCTCGGTCCCGGGCGTGGAGACCCCCTACGCGGACGCCCCCCACTTCGCCGACTTCACGCTCCGCTTCACCGGCTCGCGGACCGCCGCCGAGGTCGGCGAGGCGCTGCTGGAACACGGGATCTTCGGCGGCAGGGTCCTGTCGGACACCGACGCCCTGTACTGCGTCACCGAGATCCACACCAAGGACGACATCGACCGGCTGGCCGCGACCCTCCAGGAGATCGCCAAGTGA